The sequence below is a genomic window from Gammaproteobacteria bacterium.
TTCTGAAACATATTCCCAAGCGCGATCAGCCCAAATGCGCCCTCGTGCGAAGGGGGCGGTTGCCTGATGTGGGTCGCAGCGCGTGTGAGCAATGTGTCCGCGTCGCTATGATCGTTATCTCGCAGGGCGAGCCTGGCGAGACCGGCTACGGCCTTGGCGCGCTCGAACTGGAGATTCGAACTCCGCTTGCCAAACCGTCCGGCGAGTTGAGCGCTCTCCCTGTAGCGGGCTCGCGCCCGGGTATCTTGCCTCCGGTCGCTCAGGAGTTTGCCCAGGTTATTCAGGTTCGCGATCGTGAGGTGCCGGTTCCCGTTCGCGCGCGCCAGTGCAAGGCTCGCCCTTAAATGCCGCGAGGCCTGTTTCGTCGATCCCGTGACCAGATGGACTTTGCCAAGACTGCCCGTGACCGCGGCCATGCGGCCCTCGTCATCGATTTGCTCCGCTGTCTCGCGTGCGGCGAGCAGTGTGCTCAAAGCAATCGGATATTGTCCCAGCGCCTGATAGGCATCGGCGCTCAGCACCAGGGCATCGATGTGTTCTGCGCGGTTGCCCCGCGCCGCGTATGACTTCGCGGCCTCGCGCCAGGCGCTTGCCGCTTGTTCAAAAGCGCCGCGCTGGAAGGCACGCCGGCCTTGCGCGATCCGCTGGTCGATCTGATGGCTGCTCGCGGGGGACGCCGCGGCGGCTAACTTGAGGTGCGCCGTGACTGGACAGAGCGCCGCGACGCTGAGCAACAGACCCGATAAACCGGCGGCGCCTACCGAGGCAAGTAACGTCTTCATATTCGGTTACCGCGCAGCTTAGCTTATTCGCTACTCGATGAAGTATATATCGTTGTTTCCCAGGCAACGAAAAACCCCAGGCTCGGATCCGAGCCTGGGGTACTGCCTTGCGCATTTACTACTGGCCGTAGGTGGGCGAGACGCCATACATATAGCCGCTCGGGTCGATCTGCCAGTAGGTGCCGATAGGGTCCACGTGGTAATTCGAACCGTTGTAAGTGTTGACGGTGCCAGGCTGCCATGTATAGGGCAGCACCTCGTTCGACCCCGTGTACGAGTTGTAGAAAGTCCCGTTGCCGCCCAGCCCGTAGCCGGCTTCGACCTGGTTATCGAAATAGCCCTGGTTCAAACCAGCGAGAGCGTCCGCGCTTCCCTGTTGCGCGTCCCAGTAACCTTGGATGGCGGTGTGGTACTGGTTGGCGATCTGTGTCGAGGTTGCGCCGTAGGCAGCATAACCCTGTGGCGTGTAGCCGCCGGTCGCGGCCCAGCCATAAGCATACTCAGCAAGCGTACCGCCGCCGCCGTTTGCAAGATGTTGCTGATATTGCGCCTGAATCTGCGGGTCGCCCATGTTCTGCTGAACCAGGTTCTGCTGAAACTGTGCGATCTGCTGGCCTAGCGGGTCAGTCCCGGCCATGATCTGAGCGAATATGTCCGTCTTGCCCTGCACGCTATCCATCTCAGCGGAAGTCATGGCTTCGGCCTGAACGCCTTCGAGAGTCGAGAACTGATCGCTGGCATTGGCGGTCGTCAGGGTGATGACCAGGATGGTCCCGATTGAAAGTGATTTAAGCTTCATGTTCGTGTCTCCGTTGAGTGGGTTGCGTCGTGTTCCGACGGGGCCAGTAGACCACTCTTGCCGTGCGGCAAGCAGTGAAGTAAAACAACTCAGGATCGGAGCGCCTGTGAAGTACCTCACTCGCGAGGGAATAACGCTCCACTCAGTCGCGCGCGGGTTGGTCTGTTCCCGCCGAATTTCGGGCGAAGGGGCGAGTATCGGTCGTCGTTTCATGCTGCCGCGCGGCTACGAACGTTTTGTGGTCGCCGAGCTGTACCCGGCGAGGACGTCCATCGTCGGAACCGGCCGCCCGCAAAATCTTTTGAAATAGCTTCTCAACCCACATCCCCGCACAGATGCGTATCAAGCCGGAAATGGACCTGATGATTACTGTCCGTAGGTCGGATAGACCGGGTAACCGTAGCCGCTAGGGTCAAGCTGGTAATACTGTCCGTAGGAGTCTACGTAATAGGTCTGATTGTTATAGCTATTGAAGGTGTCGGGCTGCCAGGTGTAGGGCAGAATATAGTTCGAGCCGTTCGGATCCTGGTACGTCCCAGTGTTCGTAAGCACGTTTCCAAAATTGGTTGCGGTATTGGAACGACTGATACCGTCAGCGGTAATCGCCTCGTTGAAGCCGTTCATTGCCTGCCCCACGCCGTTGAGACCGGCTTGCCCTGACGCAATGTAACCCGCTTGGGCCGCGGGCGACCCTCCAAAGAAATAGGCGAACTGCTCGAAGCTATTCGTGCCGCCAGTCTGCAGATACTGATTATATTGCTGCTGAACATACGGGTTGCTCATCAACTGCTGCTGGGCCTGTTGCATCGAAGCCCCGGCTTGGTTAAATGAAGCTTGTAGTTGGGCCATCTGGTCGCCGAAAAAGTCATTTTTACCCTGCACGCTTTCAATCTCGGCCGAGCTCATGGGTTCGGTCTGAACGCCTTCGAGCGTGGAGAACTGATCAGCGGCATTGGCGGTTACCAGGGCGACGCTCAAGATGGTCCCGATTGAAAGTAGTTTGAGTTTCATGTTCGTGTCTCCGTTGAGTGGGTAGCGTGATGTTTCGACGAGGCCAGTAGACCACTCGTGACTTGCGCGAGCAGTGAGTTACTTCACTCCGAGCCGGAGCGCCTGTGAAGTAACTCACTCGGCATGGGACTCTTGCCGCTGCCGCTGCCGCGCATGGCCCTCGGCTGCCAGGCGTGCGCCCACTGGCGTGAGGTGTACAAGTAAGCGTTCAACGCCGACGCAATGTGCGGCCGATCGACGAGATACGGTACAGGAACAGGAACCGCTTCGGGCTTAAGTTAGAACCCGAACCCGAGCGTCGGGTCCGGGTCGCACCTCAAGTCTCCTCTAGCGTCCGTAGGTGGGATCGACACCGTACATCCAGCCGCTGTTGTTCGGGTCGATCTGCCAGTACTGGCCATGGGGGTCTACGTAGTAGTTTTGATTGTTGTAGCTATTGACTGTATTAGGTTGCCAGCCGTAAGGGAGCACCTGATTCGTACCGTCGTACGAACTGTAGTAACCGCCGTTGCCCATGAGTCCGTTGCCGGCTTCAACCTGATTGTTGAAATAGCCCTGGTTGAGACCGGCGATGGCAGCGGCGGAGTTAGCCTGCGCTGCCCGGTACTCGGCCATCGCTTGTTGCTGTTCGTTAGCGATTTGGGCCGAGGTCGCTCCATACGCGGCATAGCCCTGCGCGGTATAGCCTCCGGTCGCGGCCCAGCCATAGGCGTATTCCTCAATGGTGCCGCCGCCGCCATTCGCTAGATGCTGTTGGTACATCGCCTGGATTTGGGGATTCCGCACATTCTGCTGCACGATGCCCTGTACGGTTTGATGCATCTGCTGAGCGAGAGGGTCGGTCCCGGCCATGATTTGATCGTAGATACTTTGGGCGTGAGCGGTCCCGAGGCTAAGGGCTACACCAGTCGCCGTTAAGAGTGCCGCGAGTTTCATGATGAAGTCTCCTAAGTGAATGTTGTCGATCGTGTTTTGCCGGGGTCAGTAGACCGCACTTGCGCTGCACGGCGCAGTGAAGTAACTCACTTCCGCTCGGAGTAGCCGTAGGGTAACTCGCTCGAACTGGCTAATTTAAGAACCGCCTTTTTACTCCAGTGGAACATCGCGCTGAGTCATTCGCTGACAACGCTTCCTGTTGAGTGTGGCCGCCTGCGCGGCAGCCAGGCGCGTTCGCGTTTGCTTCCACTTCGGCCTTACAACGGCCAAGGTTGATTTGTCCTGGTCTGTGCAAAGCCCTCGCATGGAAAACTCCACCGTAACCGAGGCGAGGAGGGGCGTTAAGGCGCGGCTGACGCGAAGCAAAAACCCAGGCCCGAGACTCGGGCCTGGGAACAGGTTCGTTGCGAGGTTATGTTGAGGGTAGTGCGAGCGCTCGTATTAATCTGGTGATGTCCCGTACTGCACAAGTCACATGAAATATCGACAAGTACGTCCAGTATCACCAGTCGGCTTATAGCTGACCACCTAGCAGATTCTGAACCGCGCCCCAATGCCAGGTGTACAGGTCGTACCAGCCTTGGTAATCCGCCACCGCGCCCTGGTATTGGTCAAAGGCAATCTGCCAGTCGTTGGCGATGTCCGCCGAGACCCCGATCCAATTGGCAATGCCTTGAGGTGAAAAGCCTCCGGTCCCGGCCCATTGATAAGCAAACACTTCGAAGGTGCCGCTGCCGCCATTATCAATCCAGGCGTTATACGCCGCCTGCACCTGCGGGTTGGCCATGGTCTCCTGAGTGATGCCATTCACCGTACCGTACATCGCGGCTCCCAGAGCTGCATCCTGAGCGAGTAAGTAATCGAGATACGATTTTCCCTGCACGGCGTCCATCTCGGCCGCGGTCATGGCTTCGGCCTCGATGCCTTCCAGCATTGAGAACTGCTCGTCGGCGTGGGCGGTCGTCAGCGCAAGGCCCAAGATGGTCGCGATCGAAAGTGATTTGAGTTTCATGGTCAAGTCTCCTGAGTGAGTGGGTTGTGTCGTGTTTCGACGCAGCCAGTAGACCGCACTCGCCATAGGTGGGCAGTGAACCAGCTCACTCGGGCCTGGCTAGAATGTGAAGTAACTCACTCCCATGCGCCGATCGCACTGGCTCCGCGCATCACCACTCAATACCAGGTAACAGGCTCGCCCGAACTCCACGCATGCAGGTTCAGCAACATTTCCGCTTGTCTACACCGATTGCTCCGGGCGTGTTCGTCGCTCGCTCCGACGGAACGGCCCATCCGCTGTGATCCGGTTCATAGGTAGCACGTCTTGCGCGTGCGTTAATGGCTCCGCGGCCGAGTGTACCGACACAGCGGATCGGACCGCCAAACACTTTCGTAACACTATCTTTCGGAGCGCAATGACATGAACATCAAGACGAGCATTGTAGGAACCTTTTTGGCACTGAGCACGGCGCCGGCGATGGCGACAACCTTTTCGGTCGCGGTAAATGACTTCAACACGGACGGCGTGCTGGACACCGCCGTGATGGCTATGGATTATCCAAACCAAAGCACCACAGGCGTGTACTTTGGCGACGGAACCGGGAACATGACGCCGGGATCGTCCTGGTTTCTGGGTGATGAGAACAATCTGGACATCGCGGCGGGTGACCTCAACGGCGACGGTATCGGTGACCTCGCCGTCGCGTCTGGTAACGGCATCTTTGTCTACCATGGCGACGTGAGCGGCGGTTTCACCACGGGCGCAACCCTGAACGCAAATGCCAAGCAAGTTTATGTAGGCGACTTCAATCGCGATGGCTTGCTCGACATCATTCAGTACTACGCCTCCATTGATGTCCCTGCCAGCGTGTCCGTCTTCTTCGGTTACGGTGACGGCGGTTTCTCTGACAGCGTCAAAGTGATCGAAGCGGTCGATGGTGGTCAGATGATGGCGCTGGACGTTAACGGCGACGGCATGCTCGATGTCATGTTCTATTCGCAAGGCAGCGTGACGGCGGCATTTGGCGACGGAGCAGGTGGCTTCACG
It includes:
- a CDS encoding VCBS repeat-containing protein, with amino-acid sequence MNIKTSIVGTFLALSTAPAMATTFSVAVNDFNTDGVLDTAVMAMDYPNQSTTGVYFGDGTGNMTPGSSWFLGDENNLDIAAGDLNGDGIGDLAVASGNGIFVYHGDVSGGFTTGATLNANAKQVYVGDFNRDGLLDIIQYYASIDVPASVSVFFGYGDGGFSDSVKVIEAVDGGQMMALDVNGDGMLDVMFYSQGSVTAAFGDGAGGFTVQPAGVLGRVAEGGATSMTGGDFNGDGIADIAVNSDGARIIFFAGSGTGGFTQYASVFGSSQPDSVSDPIVAGDVNADGMQDLIVVDSATGAVSAVLGYGDGVFLESAATTGWDSCQNMVDQDYAIFCGF